The following proteins come from a genomic window of Nostoc sp. ATCC 53789:
- a CDS encoding aldo/keto reductase: MDINRRDLLKLVSASGLGGAGVFALQGFTKQVLAQNQPTPLQIKKGEMLYRQLGRTGEQVSVIGLGGHHIGRPKDEQEGINLIHTALDRGINFMDNSWDYHNGGSEIRMGKALQNGYRQKAFLMTKIDGRTKAAATKQIDESLKRLQTDHIDLLQHHEVIRMEDPDRIFAPGGAMEAVVEAQKAGKIRYIGFTGHKDPLVHLRMLEVANQNNFRFDAVQMPLNVMDAHFRSFERQVLPRLVQDGIAVLGMKSMGDQNILKSNVVKPIECLHYAMNLPTSTVITGIESMPILNQAFEAVRTFTPMSQEQVKALLNRTRQAALKGQYELFKTTSQFDSTAKNPEWLG; this comes from the coding sequence GTGGATATTAACAGACGAGATTTACTGAAGCTAGTTTCTGCTTCTGGTTTAGGTGGAGCTGGGGTATTTGCTTTACAAGGTTTCACTAAACAGGTTTTAGCGCAAAATCAGCCTACCCCACTCCAGATAAAAAAAGGTGAAATGCTCTACAGGCAACTAGGACGCACCGGAGAACAAGTATCTGTAATTGGTCTAGGTGGTCATCATATTGGTAGACCAAAAGATGAGCAAGAGGGTATTAATCTGATCCATACTGCCCTCGATCGCGGGATTAATTTTATGGACAATAGCTGGGATTACCATAACGGAGGTAGCGAAATTCGTATGGGTAAAGCTCTGCAAAATGGTTATCGTCAAAAAGCTTTTCTGATGACTAAAATTGACGGTCGCACAAAGGCGGCCGCTACTAAACAAATTGATGAATCTTTAAAACGTTTGCAAACAGACCACATTGATTTATTGCAGCATCATGAAGTCATTCGTATGGAAGACCCAGACCGGATTTTTGCCCCTGGTGGTGCGATGGAAGCAGTTGTGGAAGCACAAAAAGCTGGCAAGATTCGCTACATAGGCTTTACTGGACACAAAGATCCTTTAGTACACCTGAGAATGTTGGAAGTTGCCAATCAGAACAACTTCCGTTTTGATGCAGTGCAGATGCCGTTAAATGTTATGGATGCCCATTTCCGCAGTTTTGAGAGGCAAGTTTTACCTAGACTGGTTCAGGACGGAATTGCTGTACTGGGGATGAAATCAATGGGCGACCAAAACATTCTCAAAAGCAATGTGGTCAAGCCTATCGAATGTCTGCATTACGCGATGAATCTGCCAACTTCAACGGTGATTACAGGCATTGAAAGTATGCCCATCTTAAACCAGGCTTTCGAGGCAGTACGTACTTTTACACCCATGAGCCAGGAACAAGTTAAAGCATTACTGAATCGGACTCGCCAAGCTGCTCTTAAAGGTCAGTATGAACTGTTTAAAACCACTAGCCAATTTGATAGTACAGCCAAAAATCCTGAGTGGTTAGGATAA
- a CDS encoding SDR family oxidoreductase produces the protein MNSNIKKLTGKVALITGGSRGIGAAIAKRLAEDGADIAISYANSSETAAIVVRELEEKGVSAAAFKADQADPLQVGNLVKMVAERFGRLDILVNNAGVFVLGVVGDPASDIASLERQFAINVGGVVAAVRAAAPLMTEGGRIISIGSCVGTHSLWAGISDYSATKSAIAGYTRGWARDLGSKAITVNVVQPGPIETDMNPSDSDFAVIQKAATALNRYGKPEEVAAAVAFLASPDAAFITGATLDVDGGMNA, from the coding sequence ATGAATAGCAATATTAAGAAACTCACAGGTAAAGTTGCCCTCATTACAGGTGGTTCACGGGGTATTGGTGCTGCGATCGCAAAACGTCTAGCTGAAGACGGCGCAGACATTGCCATCAGTTACGCCAACTCATCTGAAACGGCCGCGATCGTTGTCCGGGAACTCGAAGAAAAAGGCGTTAGTGCCGCCGCCTTCAAAGCCGACCAAGCCGATCCTCTCCAGGTGGGGAATTTGGTTAAGATGGTCGCCGAACGCTTTGGTCGTCTCGATATTCTCGTGAACAACGCTGGTGTATTTGTCCTTGGTGTAGTTGGCGATCCTGCAAGCGATATTGCATCCCTAGAACGGCAGTTTGCGATCAATGTCGGTGGCGTAGTGGCTGCCGTCCGCGCTGCTGCACCACTCATGACTGAAGGTGGACGGATCATCTCCATCGGCTCCTGTGTTGGAACCCATTCGCTTTGGGCAGGAATCTCCGATTATTCAGCAACTAAATCTGCGATCGCTGGCTACACGCGCGGATGGGCACGTGACCTGGGATCGAAGGCGATCACAGTTAACGTTGTACAGCCAGGCCCAATTGAAACTGATATGAACCCATCTGATAGTGATTTTGCGGTAATCCAAAAAGCAGCCACAGCGCTCAACCGCTACGGTAAGCCAGAGGAAGTTGCAGCTGCGGTCGCTTTTCTCGCTAGTCCTGATGCGGCTTTCATCACCGGTGCAACACTTGATGTTGATGGCGGTATGAATGCTTAG
- a CDS encoding ATP-binding sensor histidine kinase — protein sequence MFKLIAHIPDYSITSLIYEAAATVIYRAYSKANGHSVVIKLLKAEYPSIKEIAQLKHEYEIIQNLNIAGVIRAYELISYDNGYNNGLALVLEDFGGETLKHQISTTGIELTKFLNIANQITETLGELHTHHIIHKDIKPENILYNPNTEKIKLIDFSIASLLSKESPEITSLNLLEGTLAYMSPEQTGRINRTLDYRTDFYSLGVSFYEMLTGQLPFPNAQDSMELVHCHIAKIPVAPHEINPNVPLAISAIAMKLLSKTAEDRYQSAYGLKADLEQAAIQLQTKGSIDLFSLGQQDFSHQFQIAQKLYGREVEVAALMAAFEKVSLGSSEVVLVGGYSGIGKSSLVNEVHKPIVRQRGYFIGGKFDQLKRDIPYASLIQAFRELMRQLLAESQARVEVWKNKLLQALGANGQVIIDVIPEVELIIGQQAPVPQLGVAESQNRFNRVFKQFIHAFTAAEHPLVLFLDDLQWADAASVNLVENMMTDPESQYLLLIGAYRDNEVSPTHPLMLMLEAIRASGATVEELLLKPLATPHITQLVTDTFNCELFQAEPLADLLFQKTQGNPFFLTQLLKVLHQDNLLTFDYRSGLWQWDLNRIQEQAITDNVVDLMVNKIQRLSEPTQQVLQLAACVGNRFNLEILAVVNEKSTSATAIDLWSALRAGLILPLSDTYKIPQLLNQSELATYCDTAVQVDYKFLHDRVQQAAYSLIPTDQQKQVHLKVGKLLLHNSEKAQLEEHLFEIVNHLNAGSSLIVEPAERYELSELNLKAGQRAKSSSAFVTALKLLETGMNYLPVNSWKDKYLLTLTLYLQVGEAEFLNGNYEKALLIFEQTFNKVQTTLDMCRVNEYRIMCYRMENDLNSAYKIGLNTLELLGFEFAAYPDDAYLLEKLNQTKKVIGDRSTFSLAELPQMQDEEKLIAQRILKEVWPIAYFLGSKALHITSMNITQLSVQYGNSRISVFGYMLYSFNLVFEYGEVDSGYEFGELSLRLHEILRTKELEANILNMWGGLICHYKDHISQGKPYLLKGFNSGLETGSYQWSGYCSVNFLWQCLFGNESLEKTAEVAKDFIPSLRKIDKNMLNYHLLAMEAIANLTKPAGKIDELVGTWADERQVLEFALASSDMLSAFVVYIYKLALCNWYGEYTKAVEYAENAEKFVAGARGIFINPVFYFHQSIALAGAYAEVDIATQVIYLHKLNANLEKFQQWAMHCPTNYQHKFLLIQAEIARISKQDYQAMELYDLAIASAAENGYLQNEALANELAFRFYLDKDRINFAKVYFKEARYRYLKWEATGKVRQLDEQYSQLFRDPAGEVNGRGTATKQIRDISEAKTQTLDLSTAIKASQALSSEMELNPLLEKMMTIAIENAGAQMGYLLVKRENQWVIEAEGSIDRDEVTVRSSSLFQVKHKLPVLLINYVERTKENLVLDDASHTERFVSDNYIVANQPKSILCLPFSHQGKLTGVLYLENNLTTGVFTADRLEVLNLLTSQVSISIENARLYTNLHIYSQELEISETQAREKAKQLEHTLDELKLTQSQMVQSEKMSSLGQLVAGVAHEINNPVSFIYGNLTYVNNYVKDLMSVVQLYQQQNQNLPPQVQNEIDEIDLDFLMEDLPKLLASMQVGTDRIRQIVLSLRNFSRLDEADVKAVNIHEGIDSTLMILQNRLKPQPDSPGIQVIQEYGNLPPVECYPGQLNQVFMNLLANAIDSLEEFNEHRTYADIALQPSIITIRTTVEGDFAVIRIADNGSGISENVRSQLFTPFFTTKAVGKGTGLGLSISYQIVTKKHRGQLECVSVLGQGAEFIVSIPLQARLVPQGGIKN from the coding sequence ATGTTTAAATTAATTGCTCACATCCCTGACTATAGTATTACAAGTTTAATTTATGAAGCTGCTGCCACAGTAATTTATCGAGCATACTCCAAGGCTAACGGACACTCAGTTGTTATCAAACTGCTCAAAGCAGAGTATCCCAGTATCAAAGAGATTGCCCAACTCAAGCACGAATACGAAATCATCCAAAATCTGAATATTGCAGGTGTAATTAGAGCTTATGAATTAATCAGTTATGACAACGGCTACAATAATGGTCTAGCACTGGTTTTAGAAGACTTTGGTGGAGAAACCTTAAAACATCAGATATCTACGACAGGGATTGAACTTACAAAATTTCTTAATATTGCCAATCAAATTACTGAAACATTGGGAGAGTTACATACCCATCACATTATCCATAAGGATATTAAGCCCGAAAACATTCTTTATAACCCCAATACCGAAAAAATAAAACTGATTGATTTCAGCATCGCTTCGCTGTTATCCAAAGAAAGTCCAGAAATTACTAGCCTCAACCTTCTAGAAGGAACACTGGCTTATATGTCGCCAGAGCAGACCGGACGTATCAACCGAACCTTAGATTATCGGACAGATTTTTACTCATTAGGTGTCAGTTTCTACGAAATGCTGACTGGTCAGCTTCCCTTCCCCAATGCTCAAGACTCAATGGAGTTGGTGCATTGTCACATTGCGAAAATTCCTGTAGCTCCGCACGAGATTAATCCTAATGTACCACTGGCAATCTCTGCGATCGCTATGAAACTTCTAAGCAAAACTGCTGAAGACCGTTACCAGAGTGCTTATGGGTTAAAGGCTGACCTAGAACAAGCAGCAATACAACTACAAACAAAAGGCAGCATTGACCTTTTTAGCTTAGGTCAACAGGATTTTTCGCATCAATTCCAAATAGCTCAAAAACTTTATGGTCGGGAAGTAGAAGTAGCAGCTTTAATGGCTGCCTTTGAAAAAGTTAGTCTTGGTTCCAGCGAAGTTGTGTTGGTAGGAGGATACTCAGGTATCGGCAAATCCTCACTAGTTAACGAAGTTCACAAACCGATTGTGCGGCAACGAGGTTACTTCATCGGTGGCAAATTTGACCAACTCAAGCGAGATATTCCTTATGCTTCTTTGATTCAAGCATTTCGAGAATTGATGCGACAACTATTAGCTGAAAGCCAAGCCAGAGTTGAGGTTTGGAAAAATAAATTACTACAAGCATTGGGAGCTAATGGTCAAGTTATTATTGATGTCATCCCGGAAGTAGAATTGATTATCGGACAGCAAGCGCCTGTACCGCAGTTAGGCGTTGCTGAGTCTCAAAACCGTTTTAATCGGGTGTTTAAGCAATTTATCCATGCGTTTACTGCTGCGGAACATCCCTTAGTACTGTTTTTAGATGACCTCCAATGGGCAGATGCCGCCTCTGTGAACCTGGTCGAGAATATGATGACTGACCCAGAAAGTCAGTATCTTTTGCTGATTGGGGCTTACCGAGATAACGAAGTTAGTCCCACCCATCCACTGATGCTAATGTTAGAGGCAATTCGAGCATCTGGGGCTACGGTTGAAGAGTTGCTCTTGAAGCCATTAGCAACACCTCATATTACTCAACTGGTTACTGATACGTTCAATTGCGAATTATTTCAGGCAGAACCTTTAGCTGATTTGCTATTTCAAAAAACCCAAGGTAATCCCTTTTTCTTAACTCAATTACTAAAAGTATTACATCAAGATAATCTCTTGACATTTGATTATCGTTCGGGTTTATGGCAGTGGGATCTCAACAGAATTCAAGAACAAGCCATTACCGATAATGTAGTCGATTTAATGGTGAATAAAATTCAGAGATTGTCAGAACCAACGCAGCAAGTTTTACAATTAGCTGCTTGTGTTGGCAACCGTTTTAATTTAGAAATCCTAGCTGTAGTCAACGAAAAATCTACATCAGCAACAGCAATTGATTTATGGTCAGCTTTGCGGGCGGGGTTAATTCTACCCTTAAGCGATACTTACAAAATTCCTCAATTGTTGAATCAGTCAGAATTGGCAACATACTGCGATACTGCGGTACAAGTTGACTATAAGTTTCTGCACGATCGCGTTCAGCAAGCTGCCTATTCTTTAATTCCAACCGACCAGCAAAAACAAGTACACCTGAAGGTAGGAAAATTACTATTACACAATAGTGAAAAAGCCCAGTTGGAAGAGCATCTTTTTGAGATCGTCAACCACCTCAATGCTGGCAGTTCATTGATTGTGGAACCAGCAGAAAGATATGAACTGTCAGAATTAAATCTGAAAGCAGGGCAGCGAGCAAAATCATCTTCGGCGTTTGTAACTGCGCTCAAATTGCTAGAAACAGGGATGAATTATCTACCTGTAAATAGCTGGAAAGATAAATATTTACTTACATTAACTTTATATTTACAAGTTGGAGAAGCAGAATTTTTAAATGGTAACTATGAAAAAGCCTTGCTGATTTTTGAGCAGACTTTCAACAAGGTTCAAACTACTCTTGATATGTGCCGAGTAAATGAATATCGGATTATGTGTTATCGCATGGAGAATGATTTAAACTCCGCATATAAAATTGGGTTAAACACCTTGGAACTTTTAGGTTTTGAGTTTGCAGCTTATCCCGATGATGCATATCTATTAGAAAAACTCAATCAAACAAAAAAAGTTATTGGCGATCGCTCAACTTTTAGTCTCGCAGAATTACCACAAATGCAAGACGAGGAGAAGCTAATAGCTCAACGCATCTTAAAAGAAGTTTGGCCCATTGCCTACTTTTTAGGATCTAAAGCGTTGCATATTACATCAATGAATATAACTCAACTTTCAGTTCAGTATGGCAACTCAAGAATTTCTGTATTTGGTTACATGCTGTATTCTTTCAACTTAGTATTTGAATATGGTGAGGTAGATTCAGGTTATGAATTTGGTGAATTATCTCTGCGTTTGCATGAAATTTTAAGAACGAAGGAATTGGAAGCGAATATTTTGAATATGTGGGGAGGTTTAATCTGTCACTACAAAGACCATATTAGCCAGGGTAAGCCTTATTTATTAAAAGGATTTAATAGTGGTTTAGAAACAGGTTCTTATCAATGGTCTGGTTATTGTTCAGTTAATTTTTTATGGCAATGCTTATTTGGCAATGAATCTTTAGAAAAAACCGCAGAAGTAGCCAAAGATTTTATTCCTAGCCTCCGCAAGATTGACAAAAATATGTTGAACTACCATCTGCTGGCTATGGAAGCGATCGCTAACTTGACTAAGCCAGCAGGCAAGATTGACGAACTTGTTGGCACTTGGGCAGATGAACGGCAAGTGCTAGAGTTTGCGTTAGCATCTTCGGATATGTTGAGTGCATTTGTGGTTTACATCTATAAACTGGCACTCTGTAACTGGTATGGAGAGTATACCAAAGCTGTTGAGTATGCAGAGAATGCCGAAAAATTTGTTGCGGGAGCGCGAGGAATTTTTATTAATCCTGTTTTCTATTTTCACCAAAGTATTGCCTTAGCAGGGGCTTATGCGGAGGTAGATATCGCAACTCAAGTCATTTATCTGCATAAACTAAATGCCAACTTAGAAAAATTCCAGCAATGGGCAATGCACTGCCCAACCAATTATCAACACAAGTTTCTGCTGATTCAAGCTGAAATTGCTCGGATTTCTAAACAAGATTATCAGGCAATGGAGCTGTACGATTTAGCGATCGCTTCTGCTGCCGAAAATGGTTATTTACAAAATGAAGCCTTAGCAAACGAACTTGCATTTCGATTTTACTTGGATAAGGATAGAATAAACTTTGCCAAAGTTTATTTTAAAGAAGCCCGCTATCGGTATCTCAAGTGGGAAGCTACAGGTAAAGTTCGGCAACTGGATGAACAATACTCCCAACTTTTTAGAGATCCAGCCGGGGAGGTAAACGGGCGGGGTACGGCTACAAAGCAGATTCGGGATATTTCTGAAGCTAAAACCCAAACTTTAGATTTAAGCACAGCAATTAAAGCGTCTCAAGCACTCTCAAGCGAGATGGAGTTAAATCCTCTGCTGGAGAAAATGATGACGATCGCGATCGAGAATGCTGGTGCCCAAATGGGTTATCTACTTGTAAAACGAGAGAACCAGTGGGTGATCGAAGCCGAAGGAAGCATTGATCGAGATGAGGTGACAGTGCGATCGTCTAGTCTGTTTCAAGTAAAGCATAAGCTACCAGTTTTGCTGATTAACTATGTTGAAAGAACAAAAGAAAATTTGGTTTTAGACGATGCTAGCCACACAGAGCGTTTTGTAAGTGACAACTATATTGTTGCCAATCAACCCAAATCAATTTTGTGTTTGCCTTTCTCTCATCAGGGTAAGCTAACTGGAGTTCTTTACCTGGAAAATAACCTCACTACCGGAGTCTTTACCGCAGATCGATTAGAAGTACTGAACTTATTAACTTCGCAAGTTTCCATCTCTATAGAAAATGCTCGGCTCTACACAAATTTGCACATATACTCCCAGGAGTTAGAAATTTCGGAAACACAAGCGCGTGAGAAAGCAAAGCAGCTAGAACACACGCTCGATGAATTGAAGCTTACCCAGTCTCAGATGGTGCAAAGCGAAAAAATGTCTAGCCTAGGGCAGTTGGTGGCAGGTGTTGCTCACGAAATTAATAACCCAGTCAGCTTTATCTACGGCAACCTGACTTACGTAAATAATTATGTCAAAGACTTGATGAGTGTAGTACAACTTTATCAGCAGCAAAACCAGAATTTACCACCTCAAGTTCAAAATGAAATAGATGAAATTGACTTAGATTTTTTGATGGAAGACTTACCGAAGCTGTTAGCTTCCATGCAAGTGGGAACCGATCGCATTCGTCAAATTGTATTATCTTTACGAAACTTTTCCCGCCTAGACGAAGCTGATGTTAAAGCCGTTAATATCCATGAGGGCATTGATAGTACCCTAATGATTTTGCAAAATCGGCTCAAACCGCAACCAGATTCTCCCGGAATTCAGGTAATACAGGAATATGGCAACCTGCCACCTGTAGAGTGCTACCCTGGACAACTGAATCAGGTATTTATGAACCTGCTCGCAAATGCGATCGACTCTTTAGAGGAATTTAACGAACATCGGACTTATGCCGATATCGCACTTCAGCCAAGTATCATTACAATTCGTACTACTGTTGAAGGCGATTTCGCCGTCATTCGCATTGCTGACAACGGTTCTGGTATCAGTGAAAATGTGCGATCGCAACTCTTCACACCCTTTTTCACTACCAAAGCTGTTGGTAAAGGCACTGGTTTAGGGTTATCCATTAGTTACCAGATTGTGACTAAAAAGCATCGAGGACAGTTAGAATGTGTATCCGTTTTAGGACAAGGGGCTGAATTTATTGTTTCTATCCCCCTTCAGGCAAGGCTAGTACCGCAAGGCGGAATTAAAAATTAA